A stretch of Metabacillus sp. FJAT-52054 DNA encodes these proteins:
- a CDS encoding SGNH/GDSL hydrolase family protein: protein MKRIILLLMSALVLLAGCDQFTSKSQKPAPEKAEVKKKEKPLEEVKKADLTITGIGDSLTAGVGDDTKNGGYVGIVKTKLSGLKTTNSIAVNNYAVHGNQTTDLIKKLNKKEVQNALEQSDIILLTIGGNDIMKVVKENIFNLTLQPFEKEESGYEQRLALIFQTIRQYNPDAKIVYSGLYNPFKFVLPQLSEIDLVVNRWNEAAKKLIEADGNAEFVPVADLYESKDDGLLYKDAFHPNTQGYSLIGERVFEAIMRNDGSR from the coding sequence ATGAAAAGAATCATACTCTTACTGATGTCAGCTCTGGTCCTTCTGGCTGGATGCGATCAGTTCACTTCAAAATCACAAAAACCCGCTCCTGAAAAAGCAGAGGTTAAGAAAAAAGAAAAGCCTCTGGAGGAAGTGAAAAAAGCGGATTTAACCATAACAGGAATTGGTGATTCACTGACGGCAGGAGTCGGAGATGACACAAAAAATGGCGGGTATGTGGGGATTGTTAAAACAAAGTTATCCGGATTGAAAACAACAAATTCCATTGCAGTTAACAACTATGCGGTGCACGGAAACCAGACTACGGACTTAATAAAGAAATTAAATAAAAAAGAAGTACAAAATGCGCTGGAACAGTCGGATATAATATTATTGACCATTGGCGGGAATGACATCATGAAGGTTGTGAAGGAGAATATATTTAATTTGACCCTGCAGCCCTTTGAAAAAGAGGAGTCCGGCTATGAACAGCGGTTAGCTCTTATTTTTCAAACGATTAGACAATATAATCCTGATGCGAAGATCGTATACTCAGGGCTCTATAATCCTTTTAAGTTTGTGCTGCCGCAGCTATCTGAAATTGACCTTGTAGTAAACAGATGGAACGAAGCAGCAAAAAAATTGATTGAAGCCGACGGAAATGCTGAATTCGTCCCAGTGGCAGACCTTTATGAAAGCAAAGATGATGGACTTCTTTATAAAGATGCGTTTCATCCAAACACTCAAGGGTATTCATTAATCGGAGAAAGAGTTTTTGAAGCGATTATGAGAAACGATGGATCGAGATAG
- a CDS encoding SCO family protein, with translation MVYLKIIRLIWLAAAFILLSGCSTAASGFKPISSVENFHYKDQEGESFGLPELKGKIWVANFIFTSCTTVCPPMTAHMKKIQSLGAEENIPFEIVSFSVDPQIDTPEKLKSFGSQFGTSFENWHFLTGYSQKQIEEFSLKSFKTLVKKPENEDQVIHGTSFYLINKEGQVVKSYSGVENPPYEDIIQDMKRLQQL, from the coding sequence GTGGTTTATTTGAAAATAATACGTTTAATATGGCTCGCTGCGGCTTTTATTTTGCTATCGGGGTGCAGCACTGCTGCTTCCGGTTTTAAACCCATTTCATCTGTAGAAAATTTTCATTATAAGGACCAGGAGGGGGAGTCTTTCGGTCTTCCTGAGCTTAAAGGAAAAATCTGGGTAGCGAACTTTATTTTTACGAGCTGTACGACGGTTTGTCCGCCAATGACGGCCCATATGAAGAAAATTCAAAGTTTGGGGGCCGAAGAGAACATCCCGTTTGAGATCGTTTCATTCAGTGTAGATCCGCAGATTGATACACCTGAAAAGTTAAAATCGTTCGGCAGCCAGTTTGGCACCTCATTTGAAAATTGGCATTTTCTAACGGGATATTCACAAAAGCAAATTGAAGAATTTTCCCTTAAAAGCTTTAAGACTTTAGTAAAAAAGCCGGAAAATGAGGATCAGGTTATTCACGGCACCTCCTTTTATTTAATAAATAAAGAGGGACAGGTCGTTAAATCTTACAGCGGGGTGGAAAATCCTCCATACGAAGACATCATTCAAGATATGAAGAGGCTGCAGCAGCTTTAA